In the genome of Pelagibacterium nitratireducens, one region contains:
- a CDS encoding Fic family protein, which yields MATPNEKLAEALKALHRLQGPAKRKVFKSAELTRTLRERLIDAGFLAGAAKGWVYLTNPQAKPGDTTPWIASFWEFCSAYANDRYGADWNVSPEQSLLLAVEHTSIPNQLILHSQAASDTPIHLPFGNSIYNLKSQPKDADDVEVVDGIRRLTLPVALTLVPENFFKAHSLSAQIALRQLQSPSQLLGPLLERGASVVAGRLAGAFRHVGNDRFADEVVGTMSSAQYQVREHNPFEIDDRPVILRTKNPVAGRIAALWQKSRQVVLNFFPAPPGLPDNSATYLEQVDEVYKSDAYHSLSIEGYSVTLELIERVKSGNWDPEENEDDKKNRNALAARGYWEAFQLVKESVSRILDGDDAAEIVEQQHNAWFRALFAPSVNAGLLKPRDLAGYRNHPVYLMTSDYVPPRHEAVMDGMTALFEQIREESEPGVRAVLGHWLFGYVHPYPDGNGRTARFLLNSLLASGGYPWTIIRVEDRNEYLAGLNAASISGNVKPFVELMQKRVNAALEERPVEKPSHKM from the coding sequence ATGGCTACACCGAATGAAAAATTGGCTGAGGCTCTCAAAGCCCTCCATCGTCTTCAGGGACCCGCCAAAAGGAAAGTCTTCAAGAGCGCAGAGCTGACAAGAACCTTGCGCGAGCGCCTCATCGACGCCGGTTTTTTGGCCGGGGCGGCGAAGGGCTGGGTATATCTCACGAATCCCCAGGCAAAGCCTGGAGACACCACACCCTGGATCGCATCGTTCTGGGAATTCTGTTCAGCCTACGCAAACGACCGCTACGGTGCTGACTGGAACGTGTCACCAGAGCAGTCGCTCCTGCTTGCGGTCGAGCATACCAGTATCCCCAACCAGCTCATCCTCCACAGCCAGGCCGCATCCGATACGCCCATTCATCTCCCCTTCGGCAACTCCATTTACAACCTGAAGTCGCAGCCGAAGGATGCCGATGACGTCGAAGTAGTTGACGGCATCCGCCGCCTGACCCTGCCGGTTGCGCTCACCTTGGTACCGGAAAATTTCTTCAAAGCGCATTCGTTAAGTGCTCAGATTGCCCTCCGCCAGCTTCAGTCGCCGTCCCAGCTACTCGGCCCATTGCTCGAGCGAGGTGCCTCTGTCGTGGCCGGCCGCCTGGCGGGCGCATTCAGGCACGTGGGGAACGATCGCTTCGCTGACGAAGTCGTCGGGACAATGAGCAGTGCCCAATATCAGGTACGGGAGCATAACCCGTTTGAGATCGACGACCGGCCGGTGATTCTTCGCACCAAGAACCCGGTGGCCGGCCGCATTGCGGCGTTGTGGCAGAAAAGCCGCCAAGTGGTGCTCAATTTTTTCCCCGCACCCCCGGGGTTGCCTGACAACTCGGCGACATACCTGGAGCAGGTAGACGAAGTCTACAAGAGCGATGCGTACCACTCCCTGTCGATCGAGGGCTATTCTGTCACGCTCGAACTCATCGAGAGGGTGAAGAGCGGCAACTGGGACCCGGAAGAAAACGAAGACGACAAGAAGAACAGGAATGCTCTCGCCGCCCGCGGCTATTGGGAGGCATTTCAGTTGGTCAAGGAGTCAGTATCGCGCATTCTCGATGGCGACGACGCGGCTGAAATCGTCGAGCAGCAGCACAACGCATGGTTTCGAGCGCTCTTCGCACCCAGCGTGAATGCCGGCCTGCTGAAGCCACGAGACCTTGCGGGATACCGCAACCACCCGGTCTACCTCATGACCTCCGATTACGTGCCTCCCCGCCACGAAGCGGTGATGGACGGGATGACGGCTCTCTTCGAACAAATTCGGGAGGAGAGCGAGCCCGGCGTGCGTGCGGTACTGGGTCACTGGCTTTTCGGTTATGTGCATCCGTATCCCGACGGAAACGGACGCACCGCGCGCTTCCTCCTCAATAGCTTACTCGCTTCGGGAGGATATCCCTGGACCATCATTCGCGTCGAAGATCGCAACGAGTATCTGGCCGGCCTGAACGCTGCCAGCATCAGCGGCAACGTGAAGCCATTCGTTGAACTGATGCAAAAGCGTGTCAATGCCGCGTTGGAAGAACGACCCGTCGAGAAGCCGTCACACAAGATGTGA
- a CDS encoding IS5 family transposase (programmed frameshift) codes for MARFDLSDFEWELIQPCCRTSHGGWVDDRRVLNGIFWVLRTGSPWRDLPERYGPSTTVYNRFNRWAKAGVWVRVFEELAEKSPDSMQFIDSSIIRAHQHAASGKKGGADHAIGRSRGGLSTKINAMVDANGLPVAITLAPGQASDKAAVPALLATQKVIGDVVADRGYDARAILELIAQRGGRGHIPTQKDRKAQRSIDPAIYRQRNLVERFFNKLKHFRKIATRYEKTEHNYLAAVLIACSRLWMRFHESAT; via the exons ATGGCACGATTTGATCTGAGCGATTTCGAATGGGAGTTGATCCAGCCCTGTTGCCGAACAAGTCACGGGGGGTGGGTGGATGACCGGCGGGTTCTGAATGGCATTTTCTGGGTGTTGCGGACCGGCTCACCCTGGCGCGACCTGCCCGAGCGCTACGGCCCCTCAACCACGGTCTACAACCGCTTCAATCGCTGGGCCAAGGCGGGTGTCTGGGTGCGGGTGTTCGAGGAATTGGCGGAAAAATCGCCGGACTCCATGCAATTCATCGATTCCTCAATCATCCGAGCCCACCAGCATGCGGCCTCGGGTAAAAAGGGGG GCGCGGATCACGCCATCGGCCGTTCTCGTGGAGGACTGAGCACCAAAATCAATGCCATGGTCGATGCCAACGGGCTGCCGGTCGCGATCACTCTGGCGCCAGGGCAGGCCTCAGACAAGGCAGCGGTTCCGGCGCTTCTTGCGACGCAGAAGGTCATTGGCGACGTGGTCGCGGATCGCGGCTACGATGCCCGCGCCATCCTCGAACTGATCGCCCAAAGAGGCGGACGAGGCCATATCCCGACCCAAAAGGATCGCAAGGCACAACGCAGCATCGATCCGGCCATCTACCGCCAACGCAACCTCGTCGAGCGATTCTTCAACAAACTCAAACACTTCCGAAAGATCGCAACCCGATATGAGAAGACAGAACACAACTACCTCGCAGCCGTCCTCATCGCATGCTCACGCCTATGGATGCGGTTTCATGAGTCCGCTACCTAG
- a CDS encoding TIGR02587 family membrane protein has translation MSTENLVVHDKSPSDEGGRFFVGIGRAFGGALIFSLPMLMTMEMWWLGVYLEPWRIIAMLVLGFPVLLGLSHFGGFRKTASLANDVADVLVAIVVAAVAAGIILFLFGLLDFSMPPREITGKIAIQLVPASIGAMLARSQLGEQSESQEEEREGPNYWGDLFLMGVGALFLSLNIAPTEEMILIAYKMEIWQEIALVALSLTLLHAFIYTLGFRGGARADSQSFLSAFARFTFGGYAVVFLVSLGVLWLFGRTQGTSAHDILSSTIVLSFPGSIGAAAARLIL, from the coding sequence ATGTCCACCGAAAACCTGGTCGTTCATGACAAAAGCCCCAGCGATGAAGGCGGTAGGTTCTTCGTTGGAATTGGCCGAGCTTTCGGCGGTGCGCTGATTTTTTCGCTGCCCATGCTGATGACCATGGAGATGTGGTGGCTGGGTGTTTACCTCGAGCCTTGGCGAATTATCGCGATGCTGGTGCTGGGCTTTCCAGTGCTACTCGGTCTTTCCCATTTTGGCGGCTTTCGTAAAACGGCTAGCCTCGCCAATGATGTCGCTGATGTGCTTGTCGCAATCGTGGTGGCGGCAGTAGCGGCCGGCATTATCCTGTTTTTGTTTGGGTTACTCGATTTCAGTATGCCTCCGAGGGAAATCACTGGAAAGATTGCAATTCAGCTGGTCCCCGCTAGCATTGGAGCCATGTTGGCGCGGAGCCAATTGGGCGAACAGTCGGAATCCCAAGAAGAGGAGCGCGAGGGGCCAAATTATTGGGGCGATCTGTTTCTCATGGGCGTTGGGGCGCTATTCCTGTCTCTCAACATTGCCCCCACCGAAGAGATGATCCTGATCGCATACAAAATGGAAATATGGCAGGAGATTGCTCTAGTGGCGCTTTCCCTGACGTTGCTTCACGCTTTCATTTATACCCTTGGTTTCCGGGGTGGGGCACGAGCTGACTCACAATCCTTCCTCAGTGCCTTTGCCCGGTTCACCTTTGGCGGATATGCGGTAGTCTTTCTCGTCAGTCTCGGCGTTCTCTGGCTGTTTGGTCGGACGCAGGGCACTTCAGCGCACGATATCCTAAGTTCGACGATCGTCCTGTCGTTTCCCGGTTCGATAGGGGCGGCCGCAGCGCGGCTCATCCTGTGA
- a CDS encoding TIGR02588 family protein: MEDVRRQHNQAPERTSPLEWAVAFFGAVLVFGTVGYLAYYGISHPETPPNVTVEYSSSSVLASGHLIEFTAKNNGNTTAADLLITGTLFDGDRTVEESEATLDYLPQQAERKGGLIFRENPAEFDLRLEASGYAKP; the protein is encoded by the coding sequence ATGGAAGATGTGCGGCGCCAGCACAATCAAGCTCCTGAGAGGACCTCTCCTCTGGAGTGGGCGGTCGCATTTTTCGGTGCTGTCCTGGTCTTCGGGACCGTTGGATATTTAGCATACTATGGGATTTCGCATCCGGAAACGCCGCCAAACGTGACGGTTGAATATAGTTCATCCAGTGTCCTGGCCAGCGGTCATCTCATCGAATTCACGGCCAAAAATAACGGCAATACCACCGCAGCAGATCTCTTGATTACGGGGACATTGTTCGACGGCGACCGCACAGTCGAGGAAAGCGAGGCCACGCTTGATTATCTGCCTCAGCAGGCAGAAAGGAAGGGCGGACTGATTTTCCGTGAAAACCCGGCCGAGTTTGATCTTCGGCTCGAAGCAAGCGGCTATGCAAAGCCGTGA
- a CDS encoding SRPBCC family protein: protein MSRYPNKGRTVVLTMLVAALAANLALEGIATRQRRGASDAAPGRTARRRRFGNYAVTGKTVTINRPRADLYAFWRDFSNLALFMENVETVESLGDGTFRWFIRAPLGQTIELDTQIIEERENALIAWRSVDTAAIRAEGKVEFREASDGRGTEIEAIIAYEPPAGELGRLIGMLFGREPAVQGRRELKRFKMLMETGEVADARYFASQN from the coding sequence ATGTCCCGATATCCCAACAAAGGCCGCACGGTCGTCCTAACCATGCTTGTTGCGGCACTTGCTGCCAATCTGGCTCTTGAGGGGATCGCAACGCGTCAGCGCCGCGGTGCTTCGGATGCGGCCCCCGGCCGAACGGCTCGGCGGCGCAGGTTTGGGAATTATGCCGTCACCGGCAAGACAGTCACTATCAACCGCCCCCGCGCCGATCTCTACGCTTTCTGGAGAGACTTTTCCAATCTTGCCCTGTTTATGGAAAACGTCGAGACAGTCGAATCCTTGGGCGATGGCACGTTTCGCTGGTTCATACGCGCCCCTCTCGGCCAGACGATTGAGCTTGATACCCAGATTATCGAGGAACGCGAGAACGCTCTGATCGCGTGGCGTTCGGTCGATACCGCAGCGATAAGAGCGGAAGGCAAGGTCGAGTTTCGCGAGGCTTCGGACGGTCGGGGAACGGAAATTGAGGCCATCATTGCCTATGAACCGCCTGCCGGAGAACTCGGACGCCTGATCGGCATGCTCTTTGGACGGGAGCCGGCCGTACAGGGCCGCCGAGAGTTGAAGCGATTTAAGATGCTGATGGAAACTGGCGAAGTTGCCGACGCGCGTTATTTCGCGTCCCAGAACTAA
- a CDS encoding zinc-dependent alcohol dehydrogenase — MRALTLHGKHDVRVETVPDPEILNPRDAIIKVTATAICGSDLHLYDGVIPGMKPGDIIGHEFMGEVVEAGPKSTLRNGQKVVVPFTISCGSCYFCSKQQYSACDNSNPVETQDLTEPLYGHAMGGLFGYSHLTGGYAGGQAEYVRVPFSDVGPIVVPDGVDDEKVLFLSDNLPTGWMAAENCDIEEGDTIAVWGCGPVGLFAIQSALAMGAHRVIAIDHYPRRLELAGSLGAEAINFTQTRVGEALMEMTGGIGPDAVIDAVGMEAHGFAPDNIADVIKQKIGVAADRGHALREALVSCRKGGRVSVPGVYGGFLDKFPLGALMQKGLQLRTGQTHVQRYTAPLLEKIMSGELDTTFLVSHRISLEDAPGGYRNFHGNQNEWTKVVMRPE; from the coding sequence ATGCGCGCCCTGACATTGCACGGCAAACACGACGTCCGCGTCGAAACTGTTCCCGATCCCGAGATTCTGAACCCTCGCGACGCCATCATCAAAGTGACCGCCACGGCAATTTGTGGTTCGGATCTCCATCTTTACGATGGCGTCATCCCAGGGATGAAGCCGGGTGACATTATCGGTCATGAATTTATGGGCGAAGTCGTCGAAGCCGGCCCGAAAAGTACCTTGCGGAACGGACAAAAGGTCGTCGTTCCGTTCACGATCTCATGCGGTTCGTGCTATTTCTGCTCCAAGCAACAATATTCCGCCTGCGACAACTCCAATCCGGTCGAGACACAGGACTTGACAGAGCCGCTCTATGGCCATGCCATGGGCGGGCTATTCGGATACTCTCATTTGACCGGCGGCTATGCCGGCGGCCAAGCTGAATATGTCCGCGTGCCGTTTTCCGACGTCGGCCCCATCGTCGTCCCTGACGGCGTAGATGACGAGAAAGTCCTCTTTCTTTCCGATAATCTGCCCACGGGATGGATGGCGGCAGAAAACTGCGACATCGAGGAAGGCGATACAATCGCTGTCTGGGGGTGCGGGCCGGTAGGGCTTTTTGCCATTCAGAGCGCACTTGCCATGGGAGCTCATCGGGTCATCGCCATTGATCATTATCCTCGGCGGCTCGAACTTGCGGGTTCATTGGGCGCTGAAGCCATCAACTTTACCCAGACTAGGGTGGGCGAAGCGCTCATGGAAATGACCGGTGGCATTGGACCGGATGCGGTAATCGATGCGGTGGGCATGGAAGCTCATGGCTTCGCACCCGACAACATTGCCGACGTGATCAAGCAAAAGATCGGCGTGGCCGCTGACCGCGGTCACGCGTTGCGTGAAGCGCTGGTGTCGTGCCGCAAAGGGGGGCGAGTTTCCGTGCCCGGTGTTTATGGCGGTTTTCTCGACAAGTTCCCGCTGGGGGCACTGATGCAAAAGGGCCTTCAGCTGCGGACCGGGCAAACCCATGTTCAGCGCTATACTGCTCCATTGCTCGAAAAAATCATGAGCGGAGAGCTCGACACGACATTCCTCGTCAGTCACCGCATCTCGCTTGAAGACGCACCAGGAGGCTATCGCAACTTCCACGGC